The Orcinus orca chromosome 4, mOrcOrc1.1, whole genome shotgun sequence genome includes a region encoding these proteins:
- the MOB1B gene encoding MOB kinase activator 1B isoform X1: MSFLFGSRSSKTFKPKKNIPEGSHQYELLKHAEATLGSGNLRMAVMLPEGEDLNEWVAVNTVDFFNQINMLYGTITDFCTEESCPVMSAGPKYEYHWADGTNIKKPIKCSAPKYIDYLMTWVQDQLDDETLFPSKIGVPFPKNFMSVAKTILKRLFRVYAHIYHQHFDPVIQLQEEAHLNTSFKHFIFFVQEFNLIDRRELAPLQELIEKLTSKDR; encoded by the exons TGGTAGTCGCTCCTCTAAAACGTTTAAACCAAAGAAGAACATACCAGAGGGTTCTCACCAGTATGAGCTCTTAAAGCATGCAGAGGCCACACTGGGCAGTGGAAACCTCCGGATGGCTGTCATGCTTCCTGAGGGGGAAGATCTAAATGAGTGGGTTGCAGTGAACA CTGTAGATTTCTTCAATCAGATCAACATGCTTTATGGAACAATCACAGATTTTTGTACAGAAGAAAGTTGTCCAGTGATGTCAGCTGGCCCAAA ATATGAGTATCATTGGGCAGATGGAACAAACATAAAGAAGCCTATTAAGTGCTCTGCACCAAAGTACATTGATTACCTGATGACTTGGGTTCAGGACCAGTTGGATGATGAGACATTATTTCCATCAAAAATTG GTGTCCCGTTTCCGAAGAATTTCATGTCTGTGGCAAAAACTATACTCAAACGCCTCTTTAGGGTTTATGCTCACATTTATCATCAGCATTTTGACCCTGTGATCCAGCTGCAGGAGGAAGCACATCTCAATACATCTTTcaagcactttattttttttgtccaG GAATTCAACCTTATTGACAGAAGAGAACTTGCACCACTCCAGGAACTGATCGAAAAACTCACCTCAAAGGACAGATAA
- the MOB1B gene encoding MOB kinase activator 1B isoform X2, translating to MSFLFGSRSSKTFKPKKNIPEGSHQYELLKHAEATLGSGNLRMAVMLPEGEDLNEWVAVNTVDFFNQINMLYGTITDFCTEESCPVMSAGPKYEYHWADGTNIKKPIKCSAPKYIDYLMTWVQDQLDDETLFPSKIGIQPY from the exons TGGTAGTCGCTCCTCTAAAACGTTTAAACCAAAGAAGAACATACCAGAGGGTTCTCACCAGTATGAGCTCTTAAAGCATGCAGAGGCCACACTGGGCAGTGGAAACCTCCGGATGGCTGTCATGCTTCCTGAGGGGGAAGATCTAAATGAGTGGGTTGCAGTGAACA CTGTAGATTTCTTCAATCAGATCAACATGCTTTATGGAACAATCACAGATTTTTGTACAGAAGAAAGTTGTCCAGTGATGTCAGCTGGCCCAAA ATATGAGTATCATTGGGCAGATGGAACAAACATAAAGAAGCCTATTAAGTGCTCTGCACCAAAGTACATTGATTACCTGATGACTTGGGTTCAGGACCAGTTGGATGATGAGACATTATTTCCATCAAAAATTG GAATTCAACCTTATTGA